The Sphaerochaeta globosa str. Buddy region ACGAAAGAAGAGGATAGATAGGATGACACTAGGAGATTTACGTCCTAAGCAGAAGGCACGTGTTCTGAAAATTGGGACCCAAGGGCAGTTGCGCCAGCGCATTTTGGATATGGGGATCACCCCTATGGTTGAAGTAGAGCTTATTAAGGTAGCCCCACTTGGCGACCCTTTGGAGTTTTTGGTACGCGGATATCAGTTGAGTTTGAGAAAAAGTGATGCTTTGCTGATTGAAGTGGAAAAAGTGTAATTTTTTTTAAACCAATAGTTAGATTAAGCTAACAAATACAAGGAGTCCCTATGTCCCACCTTATTGCCCTTGCCGGCAATCCCAACTCCGGCAAGACCACGGTATTCAATGCGCTGACCGGATCAAAACAACATGTTGGAAATTGGCCTGGAGTCACGGTCGACAAGAAGGAAGGCCAATACCGCAAGGATAAGAACATAACCATTCTCGATCTTCCCGGTACATACTCTTTGAGTCCTTATAGCGCCGAGGAAATCATCACCCGCACCTATATCGTGGAGGAGAAACCCGCCTGTGTCATCAATGTCCTGGACGGTACCTCGCTGGAAAGAAATCTCTATCTCGCCCTGCAGATTATGGAAACACAGGTTCCTACCGTGCTTGCAGTAAATATGATGGATGAAGTTGCTGTCAGCGGTGATGTAATCGACTTTGTCCGCCTTGAAGCAGAGCTGGGAGTGGCTGTAGTCCCTATAGAAGCAAGAAACAACAAGGGCTTGGATTTGTTGATGGATGCAGTGATGCGGACCATCGAGACTCATCGTATTCCAAAACGGCTTGAGCTCTACGCTTTGACAGGGCAGGTGGATGAGGACACCTTGGCGGACCGACGCTATACCTATATCCAATCCTTGGTTGAGCAGAGCGTGCACAAGAAGTTGGAAAAGAGGCAGTACACTGAAAGCAGAAGCGATAAGCTGGACAAGATATTGACCCATCGTCTTTTTGCCTTGCCGGTTTTTGGCTTGGTCATGTATGGAATGTTTGCCATGACCTTCAGCGAAAACTTTCTTTTTATTCCAGGTCTTCCCAGCCCAGGGATTGCCCTCGCCACCCTGGTTGAAACAGTCTGGGGCTATTTGACCGGAGTCGTGTCTTCCTTCCTCGAATATGCCAACGCCTCCGATTGGGCCTATAGTTTGGTTATCGATGGCGCTATGGAAGGTATTGGTGCAATTTTTGGCTTCCTTCCCCTGATCTTGATCCTGTATCTGCTGATGAGCTTTTTGGAAGACAGCGGCTACATGGCTCGAGTAGCCTTTGTCATGGATCGCATTTTCCGTCGGTTTGGACTTTCCGGTCGTTCATTCATCCCTCTATTGATGGGCTTTGGCTGCTCAGTCCCTGCCATTATGGCGACACGTACCTTGGATAGTGAGAAGGATCGAAGAATAACCACGCTTTTATGTGGCTTCATGCCCTGTGGAGCGAAATTGCCGATTTTTATTATGTTTGTTTCGCTCTTTTTTGCCCAAGGCAACAAGACATTGGTACTCTTTTTCCTCTATGCTCTCAGTCTTTCAGTTTCCATTCTGGTTTCACTGGTGATCAACCGTATCGTCTACAGAGGCCAAGTCTCAAACTTTTTGATGGAGCTTCCCCAGTATCGGCTTCCAACTTTGAGGTCGGTATGGATTCACGGATTTGAGAAGGTAAAGGGTTTTGTACAGAAGGCGGGTACGGTCATTCTCGCTGCAACAATTCTTATTTGGCTGCTTTCCAACTTCAATGTCCAATCCTTTACGGGACAAAACCGGATTGAGAAGGGGACTGTACTTTCCGAGATGGATGACTCGTTCCTTGCTTCATGGGGAAAGACTATAGCCCCGGTGTTCAAGCCCGTAGGATTTGGCGCTTGGAGGCCTACGGTGGGTATTGCTACAGGTTGGGTCGCCAAGGAAATGGTGGTTGTCACCTTGGCTCAACTGTACAGCGAGGATGTCAACGAAGCGTATTTGCAACAGTATTTCTCTGACATGACCCCTGAGAAGCTCAGTGAGCTTGGTTTCTCAGAGGGAAAGTATAGCGGCGATGAAGCCTTTGATGTTTATACCCAGGCCGTTCTGATGGAAGGAGGGGATGAGCAAGCCATGCAGAGCATTCGTACCGATATTCCCACCAAGCAGGCAGCCTTGGCGTATATGGCATTCAATTTGCTCTGCATGCCCTGTTTTGCTGCAGTAGGGGCGATGAGGCGGGAACTGAAGAGCTGGCGGCGAACAGTTTCCGCAGTCGGGATTCAGATGGCAACCGCTTATGTGGCAGCACTTCTGATCAACCTGATCGGCTCATTGATTTGGTAGGAGGAACAGCGTGATAAATTATATCATTGGAATTGGAACAGTTCTCTTTCTCCTGAGTATGCTTATCAGGAGCATTCAGAGAAGACGAAGAATCAAGGCTGGCAAACAGATGCTTCAGGGTTGTAGTGGTTGTTGCTCCTCCTGTCATGATCGTTGCTCAACTTAACGCAAAATTCTCATCGCTGAACTGTAACACTCGCTGTTCCCCACTCATGATGACACTCCGTCGTAGAGTGGAGAACAGCTGTCTTACATTACCCGGCCAATCATAAGATTTAAGTTGCTTGAGGCTCTCAAAAGAAATTTCCTTTTCGAGCGAATTTATTTTCAGGTAATGCTCACAAAGCAAGGGAATATCCTCCCTATGCTCACATAAGGAAGGCATGTGGATATACGTATCGGCTATGCGGTAGAGAAAATCCCTGCGCATTACATTCTGATGGATCAACTCTGAAAGTTTTTCGTTGGATGCCGTAACAAGCCGGAAATCTGAAGTGTGTATCTGAATATCGCCATATCGACGATATTTTCCTGTCTCAAGCAAACGCAAGAGGTGTGATTGGAACTGAAGAGAAAGGTTTTCCACTTCATCGAGGAACAATGTCGATTGATGAGCTTCTTGAACAAGGCCCGGAAGTTCCGCCTTACCATCTGTGAAGGCTCCTTTGGCATGACCAAAGAACATCGAACTACCCAGCGTACTGTTGAGCAGTGAACAGTTCACTGCAACAATATTCTTATGGGGATATTTAAGGCGGTGTATATAATTGGCTGCAATCTCCTTGCCTGTTCCCGTCTCCCCATACAGATGGACCGCACAATCTTCTTGTGCATAGCGCTTAAGCTGTTCCCTGACGGCATACATGCACTCGCTTTCCCCGATCAGGTCACTGGGATGGTATGATGCTTTCTCCCGAACAGCCTCTTTCTCCTGCAACTCATCCAGATGCTCGAAGAGTTTGACGTAGTTGATTTGTGTTCGCTTCACGCAATAACATTTCAGATTATTCTTGGCCAGCACAGGTTCTGCTTGATCTTTTTCCAGGCAGAGAATGATGGGAGTCGTACTATTTCTGTCAGATAGGGTTTGTAAGAACCATTGGTATGAACCATTACCCAATCTATTGTCGACGATTAATAGCACAGGTTCTTCAGACTGCAGGGCTACCAAGGCTTTTTCCGCCAAGGAAAATTCACGGAGAAAAGCCGCTGCAAAATGCGACTTGAACTTCTCCTTGAACCGCCAATCAGAGGAGACGATGAACAAAGACATAGAAACTCCTACGTTGTGGATATAGGAAATCTCGGTTTGGCAAAAGCTGAGGAGTAACACTGTATACGATTATTTCCATCCCGAAGTGTGGAATCGGGAGTGCGCTTCTTCTACTCTCGTTACAAGAGGTGTACCGGTTTATTTTTATGATTGTGTGAGAAGCACTTGTATGGCTGCAAGAGCGTATATCCCGGCTGTCTCACTTCGGAGGATATTGGTCTTCAAAACGACAGGTTTGAACCCTTCTTTCTCAAGAAACGTGCATTCCTCATCACTGAAACCCCCTTCAGGGCCGATGAGGACACATACCGGCTTATCCAGTGGATGGTCCTTGAGCAAGGAAGTGAGCGTCTGCTGCTCTTCAGAACGAGTGCTTTGGTGAAAGAAAATGGCCAGCCCTTGGCCGTCCCACCAGGAAGGTACATCGCGTAAGTCCAACACTTGGGGAACAAGGTTGGTCGCAATGGGGGACCCGCTTTGCTGAAGAGCTTCCTTAATCTGGGCTTCAAGCCGGTCGAAACGGGCACGTACAGCTTTGTCTTTTTTATCTGATAGGTCGGTAACGCAATACCTGCTACTGACCAGGGCAAGCGTTGTTGCCCCGATCTCAGTAGCCTGCCGGAAAATTTGTTCCTCTTTCTTTCCTTTGCACAGACACTGCAGCAGTACAAGGTTTGGATAGGGGCCTTGGTAAGAGGGCAGGGTATCGGTTGTCTCTACCTGCATACCCGGTTCAACGAGCTTGCAGGAGAGGGTGCAGCTTTGATTCTTGATCTCAGTGAGGGTAAGCAGGAATTTCCGGCCTTGCCCGTCAAGCCCAAGAATCTGCTGCCCGATCTGCAAACGCAATACTCTGGTCAGATACTGACTTTCCTTGCCTTCCAGCTCCAACAAAGGCTCCCCGTCGAAAGAACGGGGAAGAACTAACTGCCTCATTTCCCCGTCCTGATGAACTGGACCGCACGATTGAGTTGCTTGTCAAAGGTGGCATCGGCGATAGGCCGCTTGTCGTAGGGCATTTTTGATAGGTACTCATTGCGGACCAACAGCGCCAGTACTTCCTCATCGATGCCTCGCTGGGTGTACTGGGAAGCGAAGCGGCGGATGTTCTCTTCACTTGCTTCAGGATTATCCTGTACGAAGGTGCTGATCACCTTATCGGTCATCAGCTGCTCGAAGGCCGGAATCTCCTCATCTGAAAGCTGAATATCCTCAACAAGAATGTCAGGCTCGATGCCCAGCTTATGAATATTCTCCCCATTGGGCGTGTAGTAGTGGGCTGTGGTCACTTGGGCAAAACCTTCTCCAAAGCGGAATACATCCTGTACTATTCCCTTGCCGAACGTCTTTGTTCCGATGAGTGTCGCCCTTCCATTGTCTTTCATGGCAGCTGCAAAAATCTCAGCAGAGGAAGCCGAACCGGTGTTGGTGAGAATCACAATAGGTAGTTTCTGTAGTACTTCCGCACTCCCGGTGGAGATGTACCGTTGGTCGCGCATCGTACCTTTCTTTCCTTGGATGGTGACTAAGGTCTTGCCCTCCTCGAGGAAGATGTTTGCCGATTGCATAGCTCCGTCCACTGCTCCACCTGAATTATTGCGTTCGTCGATAATCAAGCCAACGATGTTCTGTTTCATCAGTTTTTGAACGTTTTCGAGCAACTGAGTGCCTGTCTGAGGGGTGAATTCTGAGAGAATGATGTAGCCAATATTTCCCTCGATAATACCGCTGTCGACTGTAGGAGCTGTGATGCGCTCACGTTTGAGCGTCAAATCGAAGGAAGTTCCATTGCGATAGACGGTGATTGTTACCGTGGTACCGGCTTCCCCCCTGAGCTTCATGCTCGCTTCATAGCTGGTCAGTTCATCCACCTTTTCTCCATCGATGTGACTGATCAGGTCACCGGCCATCAAACCGGCTCGTTGGGCCGGGGACCCGGGGAACGGACTGACGATGGTAATCATATAGGTGGAGGGAATGGAAGGATCGATACTCTCGGTGGAGGGTTTGTTCAGATAGGTTCCAATTCCCCCATATACCCCGCTGGTCTCTTCTTGGTACTCCTGTGCCTTGGTAGGGGGCACATAAAAGGAATAGGGGTCGTCCAAGGATGCAATGAGGGCGGAAGCAAGGTCGTTAAACAACTTCTGCTTGTCAACCTCATTGATGTAGATCGAGTCGACATATCGGTACAGCCGTTCCAGCGAGGCCATATCGATTGTAATTTGGTCTGCTTCCATGCTTGTCTTGGAGGAAAGCGGAGCTGCCAAGATTTGCTCCATCGAACCGCCTGCGAACAAGGGCAGGAATATCAGCAATACTATGAAACTAAGGCTAAGCCTACGTATAAATGTTTTTCTCATATACTGAATATACAGTATCAGAAGAAAAACGGCTAGGTTTTGTAGTATTGACCACACCTGTATAGCACATTACACTTGCCCCATGACGCAATTTATCACCTTCCCCAGCTGGATTTCGCCACAAATAATACCCGGCTTACCCCTGCGGTGGTATGGTCTGATGTACGTAGTGGCCTTTTCGTTTGCCTACCTGATGATCCGCATTCAAGCTCGAAAAGGTGATATCGCCCTCGATGCCGACCAAAGTCTCAATCTGGTGCTCTACTGTGTTGTAGGGCTGGTAGTCGGAGCCAGGCTTTTTTCTGTTTTGTTCTATGACGGAACCCCCTATTACTGGACCCATCCCTGGATGATATTCTGGCCGTTTAGAGGTGGCCAATTTGTCGGTCTTCCGGGTATGAGTTATCACGGCGGACTGGTTGGTGCCATTGTCGGTGCCTTGCTTTTCAGCCGTAATTACCATTTCAGCTTTCTTTTACTTGCCGATACAGTCAGCTATGCAGCTCCCTTGGGTTATACGTTCGGTCGGTTGGGAAACTTCATCAACGGCGAGCTTTTCGGGCGAGTCTCCACCAAGCCTTGGGCGATTGTCTTTCCTGACGCCCCCTTGTTCTCCACCAACTATGCATGGGTGCGAACCATTGCCGATTCACTTGGCATGGCATATCAGAGAGGAGACCTTGTAAACCTGCCACGCCATCCAAGCCAGCTGTATGAAGCCCTGTTTGAAGGGATCCTGCTTTTTTGTTTCCTATGGTTCGTTATCAGAAAGCGAAAGAACCTGGTTGCCGGTTCGGGTCTCGCCTGGTATATGATCGGGTATGGGACGGTGAGGTTCTTCATTGAGTACTTCCGCTCTCCCGACGAGAACCTTGGCTACATTCTTGCCTTCGGAAAAGAGTCGGATACCATTGCCTTGTTCCAATCCTTTTTCAACTTCTCCATGGGACAGCTCTTCTGCCTTGCCATGGTATTCACGGGAATAATATTTGCTCTCATCTTGCGACGAAATAAAGGAGCCTTGCATGCCTCACATCGATGAAAGGATAGCTTCACTACGAAGCCAACTGACAAAACAGAATCTTGATGCATGGATCATAAATGGAACCGATCCCCATCAGAGTGAATATGTTTGTAAACGGTATAGAACCCGAGAATGGATCAGCTCATTTACCGGCAGTGCCGGAACGGTTGTCATCACCCGTGAAGCTGCTCTTTTATGGGTTGATTCACGGTATTTCATCCAAGCCCAACAGCAGATTGAGGGTAGTGAATTTGTCATGATGAAGGTCGATACCCCTTCGTACCCCGATCCCTATACCTACCTCTCTGATAATCTGCAGGAAGGGGCCAAGGTAGGCATCGACAGTGCAACCCTGACCGTCGCTGCCAAAGCCTCCTTGGAGGCCTCGTTTGCAGGAAAGCTTGAACTGGTTCCTTGCTCTGATGTTCTGGATGCCATCTGGCTTGACAGGCCACGTATCCCTTCTCAGAAGGTGGTCGTGGTCCCCAATGAAATAGCAGGCTTCAGTGCGGTACAGAAGCTTGCGATGCTTCGCCTCGCCATGGCTCAGAAAGGGTGTGACTATACCATTGTTTCCAGCCTTGATGATATTGCATGGATCACCAATCTCAGGGGCAGTGATGTCTCGTACAACCCTGTCTTCCTCTCTTATTTGATAGTCGGCAGACAGCAAGCCTGGCTTTTTACCAATCCTGACCGTTTTGATGCAGAAACACTGAGCCAAGTCAAAGAGGATTTTGAAATTCTTGCATATGAGCAAGTAGTGCCAACGCTTTCGACTTTGGTAAAAAAAGAGGATGTCATCTATTTCAATCCTGAGAAGACCAACCTGCTGTTGTTTGCCTCGTTTGCTCATAACAAGAGCGTTACCGGACGTGATATCTCCACCGATTTGAAGGCAAGCAAGAATGAGACTGAGCTTCAGGGTATGAGGAGAGCTCACTTGCTCGATGGCGTTGCGTTGGTGAATTTTCTTGCCGGTTTGGATACCAAGGCAGGCAAGTACACTGAAATTGAGATAAGCGATCTACTCAAGGTACAGCGTCAGCGCAATGCTGATTGTCTTGGCGAATCGTTCTCCCCTATCAGCGGATGGGCTGCTCATGGAGCTATGTGTCACTACAGTGCCGATGAGAAGAGTAATGCCACCGTAGAGGGTGATGGCCTTTTGGTTCTCGATAC contains the following coding sequences:
- a CDS encoding aminopeptidase P family protein, with the protein product MPHIDERIASLRSQLTKQNLDAWIINGTDPHQSEYVCKRYRTREWISSFTGSAGTVVITREAALLWVDSRYFIQAQQQIEGSEFVMMKVDTPSYPDPYTYLSDNLQEGAKVGIDSATLTVAAKASLEASFAGKLELVPCSDVLDAIWLDRPRIPSQKVVVVPNEIAGFSAVQKLAMLRLAMAQKGCDYTIVSSLDDIAWITNLRGSDVSYNPVFLSYLIVGRQQAWLFTNPDRFDAETLSQVKEDFEILAYEQVVPTLSTLVKKEDVIYFNPEKTNLLLFASFAHNKSVTGRDISTDLKASKNETELQGMRRAHLLDGVALVNFLAGLDTKAGKYTEIEISDLLKVQRQRNADCLGESFSPISGWAAHGAMCHYSADEKSNATVEGDGLLVLDTGGMYTFGLTDVTRTILFGNATDEQKRDYTLVLKGNLALAGMRFPEGTCGYQLDVLARQFLWQQGLSYFHGTGHGLGFRLCVHEGPQSISPKPLAVPLKKGMIVSDEPGIYKEGRHGIRIENILAIRDDVKTEFGQFLSFEVLTICPFERTLIDKKLLTEVEIAMVDAYHRWVYEELKDLVDSTALPYLERATERL
- the feoB gene encoding ferrous iron transport protein B, with amino-acid sequence MSHLIALAGNPNSGKTTVFNALTGSKQHVGNWPGVTVDKKEGQYRKDKNITILDLPGTYSLSPYSAEEIITRTYIVEEKPACVINVLDGTSLERNLYLALQIMETQVPTVLAVNMMDEVAVSGDVIDFVRLEAELGVAVVPIEARNNKGLDLLMDAVMRTIETHRIPKRLELYALTGQVDEDTLADRRYTYIQSLVEQSVHKKLEKRQYTESRSDKLDKILTHRLFALPVFGLVMYGMFAMTFSENFLFIPGLPSPGIALATLVETVWGYLTGVVSSFLEYANASDWAYSLVIDGAMEGIGAIFGFLPLILILYLLMSFLEDSGYMARVAFVMDRIFRRFGLSGRSFIPLLMGFGCSVPAIMATRTLDSEKDRRITTLLCGFMPCGAKLPIFIMFVSLFFAQGNKTLVLFFLYALSLSVSILVSLVINRIVYRGQVSNFLMELPQYRLPTLRSVWIHGFEKVKGFVQKAGTVILAATILIWLLSNFNVQSFTGQNRIEKGTVLSEMDDSFLASWGKTIAPVFKPVGFGAWRPTVGIATGWVAKEMVVVTLAQLYSEDVNEAYLQQYFSDMTPEKLSELGFSEGKYSGDEAFDVYTQAVLMEGGDEQAMQSIRTDIPTKQAALAYMAFNLLCMPCFAAVGAMRRELKSWRRTVSAVGIQMATAYVAALLINLIGSLIW
- the lgt gene encoding prolipoprotein diacylglyceryl transferase, which codes for MTQFITFPSWISPQIIPGLPLRWYGLMYVVAFSFAYLMIRIQARKGDIALDADQSLNLVLYCVVGLVVGARLFSVLFYDGTPYYWTHPWMIFWPFRGGQFVGLPGMSYHGGLVGAIVGALLFSRNYHFSFLLLADTVSYAAPLGYTFGRLGNFINGELFGRVSTKPWAIVFPDAPLFSTNYAWVRTIADSLGMAYQRGDLVNLPRHPSQLYEALFEGILLFCFLWFVIRKRKNLVAGSGLAWYMIGYGTVRFFIEYFRSPDENLGYILAFGKESDTIALFQSFFNFSMGQLFCLAMVFTGIIFALILRRNKGALHASHR
- a CDS encoding S41 family peptidase, with product MRKTFIRRLSLSFIVLLIFLPLFAGGSMEQILAAPLSSKTSMEADQITIDMASLERLYRYVDSIYINEVDKQKLFNDLASALIASLDDPYSFYVPPTKAQEYQEETSGVYGGIGTYLNKPSTESIDPSIPSTYMITIVSPFPGSPAQRAGLMAGDLISHIDGEKVDELTSYEASMKLRGEAGTTVTITVYRNGTSFDLTLKRERITAPTVDSGIIEGNIGYIILSEFTPQTGTQLLENVQKLMKQNIVGLIIDERNNSGGAVDGAMQSANIFLEEGKTLVTIQGKKGTMRDQRYISTGSAEVLQKLPIVILTNTGSASSAEIFAAAMKDNGRATLIGTKTFGKGIVQDVFRFGEGFAQVTTAHYYTPNGENIHKLGIEPDILVEDIQLSDEEIPAFEQLMTDKVISTFVQDNPEASEENIRRFASQYTQRGIDEEVLALLVRNEYLSKMPYDKRPIADATFDKQLNRAVQFIRTGK
- a CDS encoding sigma-54-dependent transcriptional regulator — its product is MSLFIVSSDWRFKEKFKSHFAAAFLREFSLAEKALVALQSEEPVLLIVDNRLGNGSYQWFLQTLSDRNSTTPIILCLEKDQAEPVLAKNNLKCYCVKRTQINYVKLFEHLDELQEKEAVREKASYHPSDLIGESECMYAVREQLKRYAQEDCAVHLYGETGTGKEIAANYIHRLKYPHKNIVAVNCSLLNSTLGSSMFFGHAKGAFTDGKAELPGLVQEAHQSTLFLDEVENLSLQFQSHLLRLLETGKYRRYGDIQIHTSDFRLVTASNEKLSELIHQNVMRRDFLYRIADTYIHMPSLCEHREDIPLLCEHYLKINSLEKEISFESLKQLKSYDWPGNVRQLFSTLRRSVIMSGEQRVLQFSDENFALS
- a CDS encoding RsmE family RNA methyltransferase, which codes for MRQLVLPRSFDGEPLLELEGKESQYLTRVLRLQIGQQILGLDGQGRKFLLTLTEIKNQSCTLSCKLVEPGMQVETTDTLPSYQGPYPNLVLLQCLCKGKKEEQIFRQATEIGATTLALVSSRYCVTDLSDKKDKAVRARFDRLEAQIKEALQQSGSPIATNLVPQVLDLRDVPSWWDGQGLAIFFHQSTRSEEQQTLTSLLKDHPLDKPVCVLIGPEGGFSDEECTFLEKEGFKPVVLKTNILRSETAGIYALAAIQVLLTQS
- a CDS encoding FeoA family protein, which produces MTLGDLRPKQKARVLKIGTQGQLRQRILDMGITPMVEVELIKVAPLGDPLEFLVRGYQLSLRKSDALLIEVEKV